The Stegostoma tigrinum isolate sSteTig4 chromosome 22, sSteTig4.hap1, whole genome shotgun sequence DNA segment gcgcactgacctctacatcgccgaggccagacgccaactctccgacacctcctcctaccggccccatgatcatgaccccacccccgagcaccaaaccatcatctccaacaccatccatgacctcatcatctcaggggacctcccacccacagcctccaaccttattattccccaaccccgcacggcccgtttctatctccttcccaaaatccacaaacctgcctgccctggtcgacccattgtctcagcctgttcctgccccaccgaactcatctccacctatctggactccattttctcccctttggtccaggaactccctacctacgtccatgacaccacccaaaccctccacctcctccaggacttccaattccccgacACCCAACActacattttcaccatggatgtccagtccctatacacctgtattccacatgcagatggcctcaaggccctccgcttcttcctgttctgcaggcccgaccagtccccctccaccaacaccctcatccacctagccgaactagtcctcaccctcaacaacttctctttcgattcctcccacttcctacagactaagggggtggccatgggcacccgcatgggccccagctatgcctgcctctttgtaggttacgtggaacagtccctcttctgcacctacacaggtcccaaaccccacctcttcctccattacattgatgactgtatcggcacctcctcttgctccccagaggagctcgaacagttcatccacttcaccaacaccttccgccccaacctcaagttcacctgggccatctccaacacattcctcacctttctggacctctcagtctccatctcaggcaaccagcttgtaactgatatccatttcaagcccaccgactcccacagctacctagaatacacctcctcccacccacactcctgcaaaaattccatcccctattcccaattcctccgccttcgccgcatctgctcccaggctgaggcattccactcccgcacatcccagatgtccaagttcttcaaggaccgcaactttccccccacagtggtcgagaatgcccttgaccgcgtctcccgcatttcccgcaacacatccctcacaccccgcccccgccacaaccggccaaagaggatccccctcgttctcacacaccaccccaccaacctccggatacaacgcatcatcctccgacacttccgccatctacaatccgacccaaccacccaagacatttttccatccccacccttgcctgctttccggagtgaccactctctccgtaactcccttgttcgctccacgctgccctccaaccccaccacatctggcaccttcccctgcaaccgcaggaaatgctacacctgcccccacacctcctccctcacccccatcccaggccccaagatgacattccatattaagcagaggttcacctgcacatctgccaatgtggtatactgcatccactgtacccagtgcggcttcctctacattggggaaaccaagcggaggcttggggaccgctttgcagaacacctccgctcagttcgcaataaacaactgcacttcccagtcgcaaaccatttccactccccctcccattctcttgatgacatgtccatcatgggcctcctgcagtgccacaatgatgccacccgaaggttgcaggaacagcaactcatattccgcttgggaaccctgcagcccaatggtatcaatgtggacttcaccagcttcaaaatctccccttcccccaccgcatcccaaaaccagccaggttcgtcctctccccccactgcacaacacaaccagcccagctcttcccctccacccactgcatcccaaaaccagcccagcctgtctctgcctccctcacctgttcttcctctcacccatcccttcctcccaccccaagccgcacctccatctcctacctactaacctcatcccacttccttgacctgtccatcttccctggactgacctatcccctccctacctccccacctatactctcctttccacctatcttcttttctctccatcttcggtccgcctccccctctctccctatttattccagaactctcaccccatccccctctctgatgaagggtctaggcccgaaacatcagcttttgtgctcctgagatgctgcttggcctgctgtgttcacccagcttcacactttattatcaccaatatcctgtacagctgcaacaatgaTGGAGCCATAAAACAGAGGAAACGGTCAGAAATCATGCGTCAATTGCACAGTGTAATTTCCACAAATTCAGcttcatctacaaaatgcacactATCTTTAGGCTATAAGGTGAAAGGAGTCTTATTCATAGGAAGGAATACTTACCCACGTGCCTTCTTTCATAGGTGACAATGTTTAGTTTTACGTTCTAGACATCTCATCTTTTAAGCTATCTCAATGATTTGTTGATCACCTGTAGCTTGCAATGTTCCGCCAAGACACTTAAGCCACAAAAGCTCAAAAACATCACTGGAGTCgaaatgtttttctctctaccaatgctcccaggcctgctgagtctctccagcatctgctgtttttgcTCCAGAAAGGCACGAGCTAATTCCACACTCTGTGTGGTAGCTCATGTCGGGCAGGGTGTGGCAATACAGCTGGCCTCACTACCTCTGACTTACCTGCTCAAGTTTCCATTCTGCTCCCTAGTTTGGAGACTATGTGCTTGTGATAGCCAGGTGGGAATGGGCTTGTGTTCAACTGGGAAAGTTGTAACTGAAGCTCAGTTTGCAAAAACTTAGAGCCAGAATTTCAGAGAGgtgggtgcggaggagatttaccaggatgttgcctggttggagcattttagctatgaagggagTCTGGATAGgcttgagttgttttctttagagcagagcaggctgaggggtgggggatcctgattgaggtctacaaagctccgaggggcacagacaggattGGTAGGAAGCAGCTGTTGCCCTTAGTTGGAATGATCAATAACAAGGGCCAGGTGTAGAGCGCTTTACAGGAAATCACATTTCTCCAAGAGGATGGTAGGAATGAGGAATGTGCTGCCTTGGAGGGAAATATAGGCAGGAAACCACACAATCTTTACAAAGAGTGTGAATGCGCACTTAAAATGTCATagtattcaaggctatgggccaatgCTGGAAAGATGGATTCGTGTAGACACGTTGGTAAAGaattaatgggccaaagggcctcttctccACTGTATGACTCCCTAGTTCAATACGATCTGTTTAAATCCCTGttctttaaaatgaaaaaaaaatgcaaacataagctgtaaatgaattaaaagaatATACTCCGCTGGACTGAAATTAAAGAGAAATACTATAGATgctgaaataaaatcaagaagtgctggagaaatgtcTTAACTTAACCTATCCCTGTGCAGTGGGGTCTACGCTGGGTACTTTGTGAGACTGATGAAAAATATGTGATCCTTGCTTCCTGATTTTGGAGAGATGCCAGATTAATACCACTGGGTCAGTCAGCAAGCCTGTCCACTGTCTTCCTCTAATGGTACCATTTTTGACACTTTCAAGTGTGACGTCAGAAGTATGATGGGGGAATTACTAGATTTTTAAATCTATACACACGTACATGGCTATGAAAATTCTAACTTCAAACAAAGTTCTGTCTGACTCTAATATCAAAAGCAATAATTCTCATTTACATAGCATCTTCAACATAGTAAACCTTCCAAAGAACTTCAAACAAAATTGTCAGACAAAACTTGACATTGAATCACAGAGAGAAATTAGAAAAGCTGACCAACAGCTTGGTCAGTAGCTTTAAGGAATGTCAAGGAAGAGTAAAAGGCAGTGGcactaagggagggaattccagagcttagggcggTGCTTCCCAGATATTATCACACTGTCATCCCATTTTAAGCCTGGAAAATTATCAGTAAGATCTAACAGTGTGGCTGGGGATGGGTTGGGATCTGTGATAGTGCATGCCTGTAAGAGAGAGAACAGCTATTACAACACCTCTGACTGAAGCTATTGCTTCCTCCGAATCTGTCACCCCCAAGTTTCAGCTCGTGAGTCCATATGGGGTCCCAATCACCATCACCCTCCATCCTCCCCACTTTAAGAATCCCTGATTCAGAGCCTAAATGTTATTAGAGTCAACGTGGAAAATGGGAATGTGAAAGGGGCCAGAACTGGATTAACAGAGTCATTGATTTCTATAAATAATCTATACTACTACAGGTCAAGTGGGTTAAACTGGCAAAACAGGCTCATTAATAATCTTTGACAAACTCTTTTCTATTTTCCTTCTATTTTCTATTGTCAAGATTTTTAACCTCAACCCAAGTTAATGTGAGATGAGGAAGTAAATCTCCAAAAAGAGTTTGAAATATTGTTTTGCAAATTGCAATGAAAAGATCGGGGCAGTGAAAAGATTTGACAGACAATTTGCTTCAAACCCAGTtcacatggttggcatggagtaATTTCAGCCCCTCCATGGCTTCCAGGCGATGGCATAGCACAGTGCCATCTGCAGCCTCTGTAGCTTCTGTTGGAACCTCACTGTGCTGCTTGTTCCTGTGTTGGTCTCTTCTCTTGTCCATTCATTTCCCTAAATCCACTGGAGGGCAGATCTGCCAAGTCCACAATGCaataattaaacatttttttaaggGTTTGGTTTTGTCTGCCACAAACTCTGGAATGTTAATCTTTCCAGGTTATCatttgctattttaaaaaaatttgaaaattgGATATTTTTAACTGAAAATCACTACAGTTAACTAAATGGAAAGTTGTTAGTGGAAATGGAAACTGATAATTAATCACAACACGACCAACAAAATGACATTTTAATACATCTTAAGCACCTACAAGCTATTTGGTTGATACAATCCATTAAATCCTGATTTTCCATGACTAAAGAGGAATAGACTCAATTGAATTGTataaaaggaggccattctggGTCATTTGGAGcttgtactggctcctgaaataGCTATTTATTCCTAATCACTTGCTCATGCATATAATAATCCTGCATATTGTCCTTTCCAAACATGAGCATTGACTTAAGCCCTGCATGTACTTAgtcattttgtttatttcttaTCATAAAGTCACCAATCATTGGTCTTAATGTTTAGAATGGTACTACTACAGGGAGGCAATAGACTAGTGATATTATTGTCGGGCTGTTAacccaagtaatattctggggacccaggttcaaatcatggcagatggtggaatctgaattaaacaaatacctggaattaagattctagcGATGACTGTGTAAGATTGTTGGAGAAACCTAACCaattcactaatttcctttgggggaggaaactgccatccttacctggtctggcctatgtgtaactccaggctcacagtaacatggttgactcttaactgccctctgggcaactggggataggtaatgaatgctgacctaggcagtaatgcactcatcccttgaataaatttttaaaaaactaagaTAATTCAAGGTAGTCATTGAGCGAGAATCCATTGTCTGTAAAAAGAAACAGTGCAGGAATTGATGTTGGAAGAGTGAGAttgatgattttctcaatatcCTTAGGAGGACCAATAATCATTTGTAAGGAATTTTCCCTTGGAAGATTAATAGAATGGAATAAAGTCATTGGCTATGTATTCAAAGCAGGAATTGTGAAAAGAACAGAATTAATGgaataaaatatttgttttacTAAGTACACTCTTATTTTCTGGTGTGAAATAAATACTGCTATATATTTCCAGTTCATAGCAGAAATTATTTTGCCAATTGAGATTCACAGAATAGATGTGCATCGTAACTTATCAAAGAAACATGTCACATTTTGAATAGAATAAAGTCACTGCCTTTCTTCCAACAGCTACTTTGGATTTGTTTTGCAATCATGAAAAGTCTTGTGTTTAAAGCTGTAACACCAAGACATTAACTGTAAGGTAATTATTCTGAAACTAGTAACTCACTCCAGCAGCTCTGCTTAGAGGAGTAGAATTAATCTTCAGCCAGGCATTGTTAATGGGCTGCAGGAGCACTTCCACAGTGGAGACATTTATCAGATGCCTAGCGACAGTCACTGACTGAATTAATTGCACACCTCAGCACAGCAGATGTAATAGATGACTTGGATGATATTGGTGCGGGTTGTAAATTATGGAGGATGAACATTAGAATGGGCAAAAAGTGACTGCAAGAGAAGAAAAACATACATTACAAGTGGTGAGGTTGGAAAGCACATTCTGCAAAGGATGAAAGCATAGAAGGCCTGCACATAAATTTCAAATGAGAATAGCAATTGCTTGGTATTGAGAGCAGTTTGCTGTCAGTAAAGGTGTAATTAGAGTTGGATAGAACTGAATAAGTGGCAATATTTAGGTTTGAAGTTCCTTATATGCAATCTTTAGCAAGACACTGTTGCAGTTCAGTAATGCCTGCAGTATACTGGCTGATAACCTATGACCCTTTATTCTAAGATGATATAATGCCAACAGATAATATACCAATTGTGACATCTGCCCTGTTACACAAAATGCAGAATCATTCGCTAACATGCTCTTTTTGCTTTCAGTAAACATCCTGAATGTAATTGTCCTCTCACGGCTAGCCATCAAGACACAGAAATCGTCGTATTGCTACCTCTTGGCCCTCTCGGCTTCAGATATCCTCACTCAGTTTTTCATCATATTTGTCGGCTTCATTTTGGAGACAGCCATTCTTCACCGTAAGATCCCTGCTACAATGGTGCATACTGTCAGCATCCTGGAGTTTGCCGCCAACCATGCCTCCATCTGGATTACTGTGCCAATGACGATTGACCGTTATTTTGCTGTGTGCCACCCACTGAAATATCGCATGGTGTCATACCCTGAACGCACCCATAAAATAATAGCGACTGTCTTTGTCATTTCTTTAATCACAGGTGTCCCATTTTATTGGTGGTCTGATCTTTGGCGAGTGAGTAACCCGCCCACTAGTCTCGATCAAGTACTTATATGGATGCATTGTTTCATTATATATTTTATTCCATGCACGGTATTTTTGATTGTAAACTCGTTGATCATCTACAAActgaaaaagaagaaagcatTGACAAGTCGTTCAGGTAAAACCACAGCCATTCTCCTGGCAGTTACCACCGTCTTTGTCATCCTTTGGGCACCTCGGACCATTGTTATTATTTATCACCTGTACGTCGCATCTGTCAACAAGAACTGGAAGGTTCACCTGATGCTTGATTTGGCCAACATGCTGGCATTGATGAGTACAGCGGTCAACTTTTTTCTGTATTGCTTTGTGAGCAAGCAATTTCGTATCACAGTGAAAGAAGTCATCCAGTCACTCTGTAAGCAATGAGGGGACACAACCCTCTTTCACAACTGCAACCCGTGGGAAATTTTGGGAAGATTGACTTGTCTTGAAATATTACATGTTACAAAATGTGGTGAAGGTATATTTAAACCAACAATGAGTCAAAATGTTGTCACAAGCGAATGCTTTGTTGCGAGGTTGCATgtgaatcaaaacaaaaattcattTCCATATTTCAATATTCATTTCAATCTTTTAAGACTCCTCAAATGAGACGTACCTTCCAGGAGAATGTAGAGGTGAGATTGAAACAAAATGCATTTGCAACTCTGAATTAAAGGGGAAGGGAAGTGAATTTGCCCACGTCCCATTCTGTAGCTGATTGTCAGTTTACATTCAACCAATATTTTTTGGCAGAGGTTTAAGTATTGAAATAATTTATATCAATCTAATCAAAATTTTTATGGCACACAACTTATTGAAGTGCCATCATGAATAAAATTGAAGCTTGagaaattccagttcttcaaaaGAAGCTTGCATGTGTTTTTGCATGTTAACCTATCCCAAGGCACTTAATTAACAATCCCACAGTTGAGAGTTTCATGGCTTCTTAGTAaagcagcatggaaactgacctgAATTACATTTAGCAAACAGATTTGCTGCAAAGGTTTTTTGGTGCATTCCCAGGGAAGCAAGATAAGCTTATAAAAGAGAAATCCACAGAAAGTCATGTTGATAGGATTGGGAGGAGCTTTGTGTGAAGCATATACACTGACATAGATCATTCGGCCTGAATGTCTGATTTCTGTTCTGTATATTTGAAGCAATTTATGCAACATCTCCTGTAGAGTCCTCCTGGCCatcaaagatgaaaaaaaaatagaagttCTCAAAACTGAATGTCTGTTCCTTAATGAGCAACCCTTAATCATTCAAAGCACTGATGTGATCTGCCAGCTCTTTAAGGCAGCTCAGTATTACTACTGTGATTAATGTTCTGAATGCCTGTGTAAATGATGCACTGGATTAACTTAGATCTGCAGTTTCCTCTGTGAGCACCACATCTACACTGCATTTGAGAATACCGTCCCAACAATGTCGCTTGCCTCACAGCCATTGGAGGTAAGATTCCCCACTCCTCATTTGACAGGAAATCCAGCCTCAGAGATCAGCTGACCAATCTGATTGGCCAGAGGGTCTGATCCAGCACTTCCACTCCTTGGACCAAAGTGCCAGAGTCCACAGGTCACTCTTTCCTTTCGAGAGAAAGCGGGTTTAGGATTTGTGGAAACAGGAGCTATCTGGAGGGGAGCAGGCCTGTCTAACCTTCACAGAAGAGATGGTGGTGGCCACAACTGATACGGCTATTGCTGAGGCCAAGGCTGATGGCTGGTGCTGAAGCCACTGATGCTGAATCCTCTGTGACACATCTGAGCACCGTTATCCTGTTGTCACTAGATAGTCCTTGGTGTTCTAGAGCCAACCCAGGGTTTGTTTTAGTGACTCAAAGGCAGATGGCACAGCAGGGTGCCACAGAACAATGGCATCATAAAGCAGGATAGCAAACAATGACTCTTGTAATTTCTGCCAGGTTCTTGAGGGAGTGGACATTATGCAATTTTGCAACCATCTCCAGCTCCAGCTGGAAGAAAACAGTGGCATAAAAGTTCATGACAATTGGCACATTCACAGCCATTAGCACCTCACCCTGTTCTGGGTTTACATTACGGCACCGGTGGGTGGCAGATTTAAGTGTGGATGATCTTACTGGAGCATGGACAATATGTAATACTTTTCTTCACTGAGCTCAAGTTCAGATTGGAGAAACCGAATAACCTGACCTAA contains these protein-coding regions:
- the gpr142 gene encoding probable G-protein coupled receptor 142 — protein: MIEEHNRTFPDPWQDLGETNDERSPCVLGVIPVIYYSVLLCLGLPVNILNVIVLSRLAIKTQKSSYCYLLALSASDILTQFFIIFVGFILETAILHRKIPATMVHTVSILEFAANHASIWITVPMTIDRYFAVCHPLKYRMVSYPERTHKIIATVFVISLITGVPFYWWSDLWRVSNPPTSLDQVLIWMHCFIIYFIPCTVFLIVNSLIIYKLKKKKALTSRSGKTTAILLAVTTVFVILWAPRTIVIIYHLYVASVNKNWKVHLMLDLANMLALMSTAVNFFLYCFVSKQFRITVKEVIQSLCKQ